A single region of the Salarchaeum japonicum genome encodes:
- a CDS encoding acyl-CoA mutase large subunit family protein — translation MFDEEELSEIRAARAEWDDDTLDPVLEAYGERKDRFATVSNLEVDRLYDPTDVDDLDYADDLGYPGEYPYTRGVYPTGYRGRTWTMRQFAGFGTAEETNERFHYLIENGQTGLSTAFDMPSLMGLDSDDPMSLGEVGKEGVAVDTLRDMEILFDGIDLSEVSTSFTINPSAPVVYAMYVALADQQGIDRSELRGTLQNDMLKEFIAQKEWVIPPEPSLDLVTDTVEFCTRETPKFHPISISGYHIREAGSTAAQELAFTLADGFAYVEDAIERGLDVDAFAPTLSFFFNSHNSLFEEVAKFRAGRRIYARTMREEYGATDEASQKLKFHTQTAGQSLTAQQPLNNVIRVTIQAMAAVLGGTQSLHTNSYDEALALPSEDAVRVALRTQQILAEESGAADIVDPLGGSFAVEALTDEMEETVLEYLAEIEEMGDGSIRDGVLRGIEEGYFHREIQESAYEYQERVDAGEEVVVGVNEYSSDDDEELDLLHVDEQAARERQLSRLDSVKDERDDDAVANALDALADAVQSDENTMPYVVDAVKAYATMGEIMDVFEAEHGSYQETVGVA, via the coding sequence ATGTTCGACGAGGAGGAGTTATCGGAGATTCGGGCGGCGCGCGCGGAGTGGGATGACGACACGCTCGACCCGGTGCTGGAGGCGTACGGCGAGCGCAAAGACCGCTTCGCCACCGTCTCGAACCTCGAAGTCGACCGGCTCTACGACCCCACGGACGTGGACGACCTCGACTACGCGGACGACCTCGGCTATCCGGGCGAGTACCCCTACACCAGGGGCGTCTACCCGACCGGCTACCGCGGGCGGACGTGGACGATGCGGCAGTTCGCGGGCTTCGGCACCGCAGAGGAGACGAACGAGCGCTTCCATTACCTCATCGAGAACGGCCAGACCGGCCTCTCCACGGCGTTCGACATGCCCTCCCTGATGGGCCTCGACTCCGACGACCCGATGAGCCTCGGGGAGGTCGGGAAGGAGGGCGTCGCCGTGGACACCCTCCGCGACATGGAGATACTGTTCGACGGCATCGACCTCAGCGAGGTCTCGACGAGTTTCACCATCAACCCGAGCGCGCCCGTCGTGTACGCGATGTACGTCGCGCTCGCCGACCAGCAGGGAATCGACCGGAGCGAACTCCGCGGGACGCTCCAGAACGACATGCTCAAGGAGTTCATCGCGCAGAAGGAGTGGGTGATACCGCCGGAGCCGAGCCTCGACCTCGTCACGGACACCGTCGAGTTCTGCACGCGGGAGACGCCGAAGTTCCACCCCATCTCCATCTCCGGCTACCACATCCGCGAAGCCGGGAGCACGGCCGCCCAGGAGTTGGCGTTCACGCTCGCGGACGGGTTCGCGTACGTCGAGGACGCCATCGAGCGCGGCCTCGACGTGGACGCGTTCGCGCCGACGCTGAGTTTCTTCTTCAACAGCCACAACTCGCTGTTCGAGGAGGTGGCGAAGTTCCGCGCCGGCCGCCGCATCTACGCCCGCACGATGCGCGAGGAGTACGGCGCGACGGACGAGGCCTCCCAGAAGCTCAAGTTCCACACGCAGACCGCTGGACAGAGCCTCACCGCCCAACAGCCGCTGAACAACGTGATTCGCGTGACGATCCAGGCGATGGCCGCCGTGCTCGGCGGCACGCAGAGCCTGCACACGAACTCCTACGACGAGGCGCTCGCGCTCCCCTCGGAGGACGCGGTGCGGGTCGCGTTACGCACCCAGCAGATTCTCGCGGAGGAGTCGGGCGCGGCGGACATCGTCGACCCGCTCGGCGGGAGTTTCGCCGTCGAAGCCCTCACGGACGAGATGGAGGAGACCGTCCTCGAATACCTCGCGGAAATCGAGGAGATGGGCGACGGGTCGATTCGGGACGGCGTGCTCCGCGGTATCGAGGAGGGCTACTTCCACCGGGAGATTCAGGAGTCCGCGTACGAGTACCAGGAGCGCGTGGACGCGGGCGAGGAAGTCGTCGTCGGCGTGAACGAGTATTCGAGCGACGACGACGAGGAACTCGACCTCCTGCACGTGGACGAACAGGCCGCCCGGGAACGACAGCTCTCGCGGCTCGACTCCGTGAAGGACGAACGCGACGACGACGCGGTCGCGAACGCCCTGGACGCGCTCGCGGACGCCGTGCAGTCCGACGAGAACACGATGCCGTACGTCGTGGACGCCGTGAAGGCGTACGCGACGATGGGCGAAATCATGGACGTGTTCGAGGCCGAACACGGCTCCTACCAGGAGACGGTCGGCGTCGCCTAA
- a CDS encoding ABC transporter permease — protein sequence MTTDVSLADYARFFRASARKTVLLLVRYPVNTLSQVGTLILVFFVIFYGGRAVAPAAIDDSLSGIIVGYLLWSMAIAAYSGLSWAVTREAQWGTLEQLFMSPLGFGRVMATKTVVNVLEAFLWGAVTLAVMLAVTGRSLALDPLTVLPLGALAVAPAVGIGFVFGGLAIRFKRVENAFQLLQFVFIALIAAPVGDYPLLKWLPLAQGSHLLQRAMADGVPLTGMSAGELGVLVATAVGYLAVGYAAFHYCQRWARRAGVMGHY from the coding sequence ATGACGACGGACGTATCGCTCGCGGATTACGCCCGGTTCTTCCGGGCGTCCGCGCGCAAGACCGTCCTCCTGCTCGTGCGCTACCCCGTGAACACGCTCTCGCAGGTCGGGACGCTGATTCTCGTGTTCTTCGTCATCTTCTACGGCGGCCGCGCGGTCGCGCCCGCCGCCATCGACGACTCGCTCTCCGGCATCATCGTCGGCTACCTCCTCTGGAGCATGGCCATCGCCGCGTACAGCGGGCTCTCCTGGGCCGTGACGAGGGAGGCCCAGTGGGGAACGCTCGAACAGCTGTTCATGTCCCCGCTCGGGTTCGGGCGCGTGATGGCGACGAAGACGGTCGTGAACGTCCTCGAAGCCTTCCTCTGGGGCGCGGTCACGCTCGCCGTGATGCTCGCCGTGACGGGGCGGTCGCTCGCGCTCGACCCCCTTACTGTTCTGCCGCTCGGCGCGCTCGCCGTCGCGCCAGCAGTCGGCATCGGGTTCGTGTTCGGCGGGCTCGCCATCCGGTTCAAGCGCGTGGAGAACGCCTTCCAGCTCCTCCAGTTCGTCTTCATCGCGCTCATCGCCGCGCCCGTCGGGGACTACCCGCTCCTCAAGTGGCTGCCGCTCGCGCAGGGCAGTCACCTCCTCCAGCGCGCGATGGCGGACGGCGTCCCCCTCACCGGGATGTCCGCGGGCGAACTCGGCGTGCTCGTCGCGACGGCGGTCGGCTACCTCGCGGTCGGGTACGCCGCCTTCCACTACTGTCAGCGCTGGGCGCGCCGCGCCGGCGTGATGGGGCACTACTGA
- a CDS encoding ABC transporter ATP-binding protein, with the protein MQRTQARANADATADTVLHVNGLRKTYGEGDDAVTAVEDVSFDVSRGEVVGVLGPNGAGKTTTIKSILGLVVPTSGTVEIAGVNAHERPREVYRHVGAMLEGARNVYWRLTVRENLDYFAALGANPASRERQNRLLSQFGLLEKADDPVNDLSRGQKQKVSLAATFARGTDVVFLDEPTLGLDVEASLELRRELRRLAEEEDITVVLSSHDMDVVEAVCDRVVILSDGSVIADDPVEELVGVFETQAYRVEVEGAVSESVRGTLEARFDAADWMTRGERVAFDVTLTGDASLYDVLDVLRDAGLALSDVDSHDPDLEDVFLSVTEDAR; encoded by the coding sequence ATGCAGCGAACGCAGGCGCGAGCGAACGCGGACGCGACCGCCGACACCGTCCTCCACGTAAACGGTCTCCGGAAGACGTACGGCGAGGGCGACGACGCCGTCACCGCGGTCGAGGACGTTTCCTTCGACGTGTCCCGGGGCGAAGTCGTGGGCGTGCTCGGGCCGAACGGCGCGGGGAAGACCACGACCATCAAGTCGATTCTCGGCCTCGTCGTCCCCACGTCGGGAACCGTGGAAATCGCGGGCGTGAACGCGCACGAGCGTCCGCGGGAGGTGTACCGGCACGTCGGCGCGATGCTGGAGGGCGCGCGGAACGTCTACTGGCGGCTCACCGTCCGCGAGAACCTCGATTACTTCGCGGCGCTCGGCGCGAACCCCGCGTCCCGCGAGCGCCAGAACCGCTTGCTCTCCCAGTTCGGCCTCCTGGAGAAGGCGGACGACCCCGTGAACGACCTCTCCCGGGGACAGAAGCAGAAGGTATCGCTCGCCGCGACGTTCGCCCGCGGCACGGACGTGGTGTTCCTCGACGAACCCACGCTGGGACTGGACGTGGAGGCGTCCCTCGAACTCCGCCGCGAACTCCGCCGGCTCGCCGAGGAAGAGGACATCACGGTCGTCCTGTCGAGCCACGACATGGACGTGGTGGAGGCGGTCTGCGACCGCGTCGTCATCCTCTCCGACGGGTCGGTCATCGCGGACGACCCGGTCGAGGAACTCGTCGGCGTGTTCGAGACGCAGGCCTACCGCGTCGAGGTCGAGGGCGCGGTGTCCGAGTCCGTGCGGGGAACGCTCGAAGCCCGGTTCGACGCCGCGGACTGGATGACTCGGGGCGAGCGCGTCGCGTTCGACGTGACGCTCACCGGCGACGCGTCGCTCTACGACGTCCTCGACGTGCTTCGCGACGCCGGCCTCGCGCTGTCCGACGTGGACAGCCACGACCCCGACCTCGAAGACGTCTTCCTCTCCGTCACGGAGGACGCGCGATGA